In Nycticebus coucang isolate mNycCou1 chromosome 5, mNycCou1.pri, whole genome shotgun sequence, the DNA window GAAGTCAAAGGTGATTTCAAGGGGATTTCCTGAGCACTAAATATAACccaaaatttgttaatttaattaatatcttCAAGAGTTTCTCACAGGTAGAAGCAACCTCCTCTAGGGAGATCTAAAATGTTATACAAAAGCATAACAAATGATATGAAGAAATGCTGTCCCTCTCTGTGGCGTTTTGTAATAATGTCTCACATATAGAGAGGACTACTCAATTTAGAAGTTTAGAAGTTCTTCTATTTGCACTGTCTTTTAATCCCAACTCTGTGAAACAGgtgttatttttctcagtttacagataagaaaactgagtccCAGAGAAATAATGGCTTGTCCTGGATAAGAAACGAAGCCTACATAATAGTCTAAAGCAAAAGAGTAAAATTATTATGATGAAATTTCCTATTTCAGAATACTTAGGGGACATATTTTAAAGCACAAAAGCATTTTCTCATTATGTAATCAAACCATCCAGTATTTCTCAAACATCTCCACTGAACTGTTTCCCATCAGAAATGGAAAGTACTCCATGGGGTGTGGTTGCCAGTCCAAGGGAGCCCGCTCAAGTCTTTGCAATATTCTTTCTTTATGATTTATGCATTCTTGACCACAACATATAgatgtgtttgttttaaataacaaAGAGATTATCAAACTCTATTTTCCAACATAGAATTTAAGAGTCAGaggacttattttatttttataacacagAGAATAAGAAGATTCCAAAGTAAAAAGCCTTATCAGAATTTCTACTCAGAAAACAGACatcaatttaaatattaattccaGGGTAACAAATTAAATAAGACAATTATCATAAACTTTCAAGGGCTATAGGTAAAATTTCTCACAGCTATCTGATGTATGGTTGCCTTAGAAGTCACCTTTAGTATCAGAATTCAGATCCACATTAGTTCAATTTTACCTAGTCCCCACAATGGATGGAAGAGAGATATTCCTGTAAAAGTTCTCAATGTACTGCATTATCAGAAGCAGCTTTATGATGCAGAAGAACCTCTGCTTTTGAAGGAGTGAAGGGAACTTAACTTGAtgtgaatattttgaattaaaggcccttaggATGCTGGAAGAGACTTTTCCCCTGTCAACACAAAGATGAGACCCATCAAGAAGAACAATTGTTTTTCCTCTCCACCCACTTCCTGTCTCTCAATCCTCTACCTCTCCCAAAACACAGGAATTTCCTTATCTGCCTAAAATCTGGGCTACCAAAGAGGAGGACAATTACCTCTGGTCCTTTCCCTGAGTTTTCACTAACTGAACCCGTATCACAGAAAAGAAGACTAAAGTCTGTCAACAAATCTGTGGTTCAGGCCATTGTATGTTCTTCAAGCCCATGGAATTcccctaaaaatcatttactattCCCCTGAAGTCATTCACATTTCCCCATCTCCCTTTCCTCTGAAAAGCAGGGTACATAAGCATCTGTACCCCACTGGGATTCTAGGCAATCATTCTGTAATTCTCCCCAAGCACATGGTAGTAATAAATTTGTAaagccttttcttttatttcacacCTTTTCTCTGCACTTTTATGAGTCGACTTTTCAATGAACCTTCTAAAGTCAAAGGAAAGCTTTCCCTGCAGctgaaagggaaaggaaatatttctcttcctaaaatttctgaagtttctttcaCTAGAAATTAAAAGGACCTAGggtagctcctgtggctcaaggagtagggcactggccccatataccagaggtggtggattcaaacccagccccggtgaaataaagaaataaaagggtcTATATTTTGAAGACTGAGAACTGGAATTTCATTAATTAGCACAGAAGGAACAGGCATTATTTCCACACAGGAAATgagcaggcaaaagaaaattttaacaaatgaattatTAGGCATATAAGGTttgtatgttcttatttttatttttaatgtgaaagtAGTGAACTGAGTTAAAAACACATATTCCAGGAAGAcagtttgtatttaatttttggcTTCACATACTGCCAAGGTTATTTTATAGGTATCCCCAGCTAAGACCAGTTGAATCTTTGGTTTGTGGGTTGTTCCAGCCCTGAGcctgattttgtttcattttgagtGGTCTGTAGCACTGGACTAAGTTGAGAAGCTGTAGGATGTTGAACTTTTGCCTTATCCCATTTTGAGATAAATTCATTCCTTTAATATCCTGCTCATTGGAGAAAAAACTTAGCACCCTTCTCCTTTTTACCGGTCCTTAATACTTACTACATACTACCTGTACAGAACAGTTTAGAATTTGTGGAATTTCTAGCTTTACTACATGGCATGTCCACTGGAACAGATCAAGTGACATGGAACACATAGTATTTTAAAGCtatgcaaatacatttttatctcaGTAACCATCCTCATGAGATCTAATGTATATATTCCAGAAATTTTACGggctatgaattttattttttaataaaattttaagggCTATATTTTCAATATAAACTTTAGAggaagaataataattttttctttagctcCAAGAGGTTCTTAGTTGGAACTGaccctataacaaaagacagatcaacaagaaaaaaaaaacagaaatttacatGTATATTTCATACAGATAGGAGAGACACCCAGGAATGAGCAGTTCTCAAAGAGGTGGCTTTAGATCCCACTTTATATAGcataaagcaaatttttaaagaagtaacaAGACAAAGTAAAAGAATTTTGCATCTTGAGGTGCAGCAACttgagagaaggaaaataaatgatagcTAAAGGCTTATTAATAAGCTTGTTAATGCAGACTTCTTTGGTCCAGGCCAATAAGAATCTAAAATTGACTTCAGTGGTTAACCTTTGCTCTCTTGGTAGAAGAGGAGGTGGATGGCAGTGAAAgagagctaaggaaatttcaccccaaaaatatgattccttggtataaagcatattttaagttaaaaggccattttttaatcagaaagcactggccCTCTCTTCTATAAAACCTGAGttacctgatttagaatcagaaaaggctgctgaTTTCCTTATTGCATGCaaatagacctggccctaaggtcatttgaagcaacAGACCTGTCTCTCAGATTAATCTACAattcaatctgtttccacccatctacacatcctccctagcaaccacttactccacctatactttccagtttctttcccctctcccttctaaaaggcatttttaaaagccactgaccaTCACGGAGATTtggggaaatcattcttgtggttccctctatgtgcatggtatttggaaataaacttttctcttattaatctaccataattgtgagttgagtTTTCAGCAAACCAGATTAAGGGAAAGTGGCAGATTTCTCTGTGATCCCTACACAGCAGGATACCTTTTGTCTTTGTAAATTTCTGTCCTGCTTTTGGGTAAAtagagggagggcagagaggctCCTGCATCTGCTGCTTCTTAATTGTTTTCAACTCAACAATCCTTCATGTTTTGGGCGGCATATTCTGGTGCCTCCATAGTATCTTTTTTCTCCAACATTcaaattttttaatcaaaagcaTGTGTGTAATCATTTAGACTGACAgccttgaaaaaaatgtatttaaaaaatcattttacaggtgaagaaagtGGTGGAGAAAGATTCTAGCCCACAGTTCTCTGACTCCTTCCCTTGAGAAACTCACAAGACAATTGTTTTCTCATTGgtaaaataaaagtcaaatattAGCTACCCCATAGTCAGGTGAGAATTAAGTAAAACAATCCAAGTACAATGTTTCATAGAGCTTAAGGCataataaatattgattaaaagATAGCTACTAATACTATAATTAATAAAGATATACCCAAATTAGTACATATAAgaactgcaagaagaaaataaCCTGGGCAATTGACATTtaagctaaaattttaaaaaggattttacTCAACAGAATAAAAGGACAAAGTAGACTAAGGAAACATCTTATAGAAAGGTAGGAAGCAAAGGCATAAACCAACAAGGACTTTCACAGGGAACTGAAAGAACGCAGGCCTCAAATTCATGAACAACTTCAAAGTTTAGACATATAATCTACTAATGGAGGTATACGTAATCTGGTAATTTTGTTTATAGTTAAAGCATTGATTAAATCTGCAGGGGCCAAGGGAAAGCTTCCCTCTGCCTTTTAAAAGTTTGCTGAAAATGAACCAACAAAAGgtagattaacaggagaaaaaggtgtacaaaatttatttaatgtgcatTAACATGGAAACCATGCACAAAGCATGAGGCTCAACATCCTGCACCCTCTGACACCAGAGATCATCACTCAGTCAGCCTTGGCTCATAGTTATTATGTTGCAATTTGGTCAGATCTTTCTTTCCTGCTAGTGTTTAAAAGCAGtcagatggaaaaaataaaaaaagcagtcAGATGCAGAAACtgttcattttataaacaatCACTGAGTTTATCCTGGCATTGAACTACATGTTGgtttacaaaaaaagaacaagcaaaaTCACTGTTAGTGAGGAACATGGCAGGTGGGGGAGTACTAAGATGCAAAGAGATGTGAAATAATGTTATAGATTCTACAAGAGCTGGGAAAGGGTCAGAAAAGAGGAAGTGTGTTTCTTTGTCCTGAAGCAGCCAGGGGAGAGTGAGGTGTCTATTGTGAATTCTAGGGAGTTGGTTTAGGTATGTAGATGTGATGATGTACAGTGGCACTGTTCAATGAGCAGACTGGAGAACTAGCTTTATAGTGAGAGTAAGGAGATAGTGAATACTCCATGAGTCACACATTGGAGATTTTaagttttaactttcttttttaaaatgctgggTCTCCTTGTGTTGACCAGGCTGGGCtctaactcctagcctcaagcaatccttccacttctgcctcccaactagctggtattacaggtgccaGTGCCCAGCTACATTTTGATTTGGGGAGATTGAGCTTTGAAAATGACTAAAGAAACACCATGTGGATCCACATGTCTGGAGCCTTTTAGTCTGAATATAGCAACAGTGCATAGAAGGTAGAGCTGAAGGAGAGATGAAACAGGGCAcataggttttaaaaaataacaataataaacattttccaaaaaacTCCCAATTCTTTCTCATGCAGAAACAAGAACATTTTCTCGGGGATTCCAGGGCCCTGATAAAGTAATGAACATGctaaggggtagggcaccggtcccatatgctggaggtggcgggttcaaacccagccccagccaaaaaaaaaaaaaaaaaaaaaagaagtagatgtTTCTTCCGACATAgctttggctgactggatgcgtAAGATGGTCTGGCTGTATACCGAGACCAGTTTTCCTGAGACCTGGATTCTTTGGGTGAGCTGAAACATAGCTCGGGACAACAAAATGGAGACCGGACTGGAGTTAACCGCGAAGTTTGTCCCCTCCGCCCCGTCCCCCCgctccacacacacccccagcgGTCGCCCCATAGCGCCAGCCTAATTATCCGAATTGCTTCTCCGCAGTTTTTGTAACCACAGTTCGGAACCCTCTAGTCGGGATTAGATCAGGAGCTCTCTGCGTCCTATTTCTGGCATCCATTTGTCCTTCAACTTCCACCAGAGGACcttccctctgagcctcagtgtggCGCCTTCCTGGCCCGCAGAGGCAGAGATCGGGAAAACCACTGCAGAGTCTGGAAGCTTCAGGCTGGGACCTGAATTCTCCCAGGGACTATGATATAGCGatcaaaaaaaagacaagaaaggtAAAAGTCAGAGGGACtgtggagaggagggggaggaaaacCCAAATGACGAAATGTCGGGAGGGCGGAGACAGTTTAGACGCTACCCGCCGCCGCACTTTCGGTTTTCAATCTGGTCCGTTATTCGTGTATATGAGGAGTGAAGCAGCTCCCACCCGAGTTTCAGGTCTTTTCAGGCTGAGCAGTCATGTCTGGTAGAGGCAAAGGTGGAAAAGGGCTAGGCAAAGGTGGTGCCAAGCGCCATCGTAAGGTGTTGCGGGACAACATCCAGGGTATCACCAAGCCAGCTATTCGGCGTCTTGCTAGGCGAGGAGGTGTCAAGCGCATCTCCGGACTCATTTACGAGGAGACTCGGGGTGTGCTGAAGGTGTTCCTGGAGAACGTCATTCGAGACGCAGTCACCTACACTGAGCACGCCAAACGCAAGACCGTCACTGCCATGGATGTGGTGTATGCTCTTAAGCGCCAGGGACGCACTCTGTACGGCTTCGGAGGCTAAACACCTGTTTCGGCTTTGCTCATTACAGTACCAAAGGTCCTTTTTAGGGCCACCCATAGAGTCATCGAAGACGCTGGGCACTTAACAGCAAAGAAACTGGAAGGTAGTTTAGCCTTTTAACAGCTGGGATATGTGGTGAGTATGGAAAGCTAGTGACCGCCAAGGGCCAAGTCGTTTACCAAAAATGccctttcacttttcttttaagCTTTTTACGGTTTACTGCTTTGAAAAGTTGAGTTCCATGTAAGTATTCTAGCTTGCTTGTACAGAATTAAGCTCACCTGGAGGAGCGTGCTAGCATGATCTTAGTTGCTGGAACTGAGACCGAAAAATTGATTTGAAACAAGGCAAGACACGCTTCGCTAAGTTTTTGCTGCATTTCTTAAGACAAAGTGGGAAAGCAGGCCCATTTGCAGTCTAACCGCCAGTTATCCTTGGCGTATCTGGGTTTTAGTCAATTATCTTTGAGGCTTCCATTTTATACCTCTACACTGCTGAAGGGTGGACCAGATTCAAGCAAGGGCTTGTTCACACGAGATGTCCTGTTAACACTTTTGTGTACTCGTGCTCTCCCCTAACAAAGGTATGAGTTAGCAAGATCAAATTTGATCAACCATTCAAAACTAAGCAAAGGAAACTTAGGCTATTGGTCAGACTGAGTTCCTCAGCAAGTGTTCTGGGCAACTTAACTGTCTAGTAAAGGATTCATTTCCTGTGTTTAATAAGAAGGCTCCTCAGAATTCAGTCAAAAACATGTCAGTTGTGCCATTGCAAGGCTACAGATACAGGGACGTTTTAATGTGATCTTATAAAAGTGAGCAAACTTCATATGTAATCTTAGAGCAAGTCTTGAAGGAACAGGTAGTTTGGGTATGTGACTCTTAACCTGTAGGGCTTATGGTAGCTAAGAAAGATGTGCAGGAAGATAACCCACCATCAGtacagaaaacaatttaatttttttttttttgcagtttttggctggggctgggttttagcccaccacccctggtataggGGGCCGagaccctacttctttgagccacagttgctgcccagaaaacaatttaattttgacaaaacaaaagcaaattattgCCAAGTATAGATACACGACCACTGCCCTGCTCTGAATAGAACTGTGGGTCAATACCTCTAATACTTAATCTGAATTATAGTTTTCCAGCTATTAATTTGCatatgggatttttttcctttttttttttttttttttgttgttttggccTTTTAggcttatgaattttttttacttaGTAAAAGTTTTCTAAGTACCTAATAAGATTTTATCTTTGTTCCCACAAAATACAGACTAGTGATTGTTTTATTGGTCTTTACATATGGCTGTTTTCATCAGCATCAAACACTTGAGTGTGAATTAGGTTTAAAACATGGTGCTTGGCATAGGAGATGCCAGCAAAGCAAGGGATGCAAGACTTGCCCTCCAGGAGTTTCCCCCTCAATAAAGGGGAAGGCAAATGCATAATACATAAAATTCATAAATGCGTACTAGAATAAGTGACCCAATAGTACAAGGCAGCACATATTCAATATAAGGAGAAATGTAGACAATAACTACGATAGTTCTAATGCTAGAGAAATCACTGGCTGCTGGGAAATTGGGGAAAGGTTAACCATAGAGGTGGGGCTTTGAATGAAGAACAGAATGCCTGATGT includes these proteins:
- the LOC128585423 gene encoding histone H4; protein product: MSGRGKGGKGLGKGGAKRHRKVLRDNIQGITKPAIRRLARRGGVKRISGLIYEETRGVLKVFLENVIRDAVTYTEHAKRKTVTAMDVVYALKRQGRTLYGFGG